A stretch of the Theileria equi strain WA chromosome 1, complete sequence genome encodes the following:
- a CDS encoding hypothetical protein (encoded by transcript BEWA_023980A), which translates to MKTKAVTSKVLASYSKVRRAIKKTDGNLEALFNVIKKCNEDDIRKYALFSSNSAFNELTLQIPSTEWDHAAAKDTLQTLLKLPNVVYNYEGANKDSKTDFDPVLEKALTNINADKLDIPLAESLLEEIRNTSNYVVTNSLDMTYKSLNPQIHSILQKWIEVKWLYIIFFPLEINHGNYWTR; encoded by the coding sequence ATGAAGACGAAAGCGGTGACCTCCAAGGTCCTGGCCTCCTATTCCAAAGTCCGACGGGCCATTAAAAAGACAGACGGAAACCTTGAAGCATTGTTCAACGTAATTAAAAAGTGTAATGAAGACGATATACGAAAATATGCGCTTTTTTCCTCGAATTCTGCCTTCAATGAACTTACTCTACAAATTCCCTCCACAGAATGGGATCATGCAGCCGCAAAAGATACTCTTCAGACACTTTTAAAGCTTCCAAACGTAGTATACAACTACGAAGGAGCAAACAAGGATAGCAAGACGGATTTCGACCCTGTGCTGGAGAAGGCACTTACTAACATCAACGCAGACAAACTGGATATTCCACTTGCTGAAAGTTTGCTTGAAGAAATAAGAAACACATCAAATTATGTCGTGACTAACTCGCTAGATATGACCTACAAGTCGCTGAATCCGCAGATACACTCGATCTTGCAAAAATGGATAGAGGTAAAATGGCTCTATATCATATTTTTCCCTTTAGAAATCAACCATGGAAACTATTGGACGCGATAA
- a CDS encoding hypothetical protein (encoded by transcript BEWA_023970A) produces MANIFHIISSYSNDTYRIKLVLSVYWTFLRKNFGTASDNLPSMESLINLMKGVFVLKTRTQDSGLVTASNNLLTSIWKYIDKRLEGFGTNELVLISSVYFDTISEKKKTSAKFNADLSSKVLHEIDKKFDDFILSHLITIIEHTHKIRHFPLHVVSVDGSSKDPDTSSSKEYTCVDQIKEKWVRKLSDNLVNLTTNDLADAIYSLSLHHSSLLCQYLISHDLYITPVSTVIENRIKFLFGQDDKNKKDYLSLARLFLTLPEDSELRETFREINTEKVFKGLSANNILELFYISKYVPETTKILSLLAEQVALGHIQLSSRDIHFILENIDNFKDKKVVTDLILYHISGYTFSKPKEYFELLNISKYFSRFSVEDIPGMQDLIFSNLFKFLPSCSMEELELIFRYVSRSTIKDEEIESILSRLLNVDVGEASSRQIASVLEKLCELRIRHDAIIKRFVHAFTQKFHTCGEHTDKWADLTKVVKSTANLGIYNDDLYEFSRSVLGVSEHNFDSLDLQDRINFLHGLSLIDASDPTFEEKFISVVEEFSASTKKIMTDANICLKIYEIYINRLFANSANPSMRNPTTDNVLNFVNKVMQEWPCYHWFKNEEKIHMQFKNSIDYITIRVSFPLVFHQIQESLEKLGMHSVESKITEVYFCHFVLTLENSKIAMICVPDESLLTWLNADEKNDNVTNQIGHSRVEFGDCSRRIEHMRRSDWKVSIIYLSEWRKLNLEDRPTYLLKRIKQ; encoded by the coding sequence ATGGCAAATATCTTTCACATTATTTCCTCCTATAGCAATGACACTTATAGGATAAAGCTTGTGTTGTCTGTCTATTGGACATTTTTAAGGAAAAATTTTGGCACAGCCTCGGATAATTTGCCTTCTATGGAGTCTCTGATTAATTTAATGAAGGGGGTGTTTGTATTAAAAACAAGAACACAGGATAGTGGTCTCGTTACGGCATCAAATAACTTGTTGACATCAATCTGGAAATATATAGATAAACGACTTGAAGGTTTTGGTACCAATGAGTTGGTTCTGATTTCTAGTGTATATTTCGACACTATATCTGAAAAAAAGAAGACTTCTGCCAAATTTAATGCCGATTTAAGTTCAAAAGTTCTGCATGAGATTGATAAAAAATTCGATGATTTTATTTTGTCCCACCTTATCACTATTATTGAGCACACGCATAAAATAAGACATTTTCCCCTTCACGTGGTGTCAGTCGATGGTTCATCAAAAGATCCAGACACATCGTCTTCAAAGGAATACACGTGCGTTGACCAAATAAAGGAAAAGTGGGTAAGAAAACTGTCGGACAATCTGGTAAACTTAACCACAAATGATTTAGCAGATGCGATTTACTCACTTTCTTTACATCACTCTTCGTTACTATGCCAATATTTGATTTCCCACGATCTTTACATTACACCAGTGAGCACTGTTATTGAGAATAGAATAAAGTTTCTATTTGGACAAGATGATAAGAATAAAAAGGATTATCTTAGTTTGGCACGGCTATTTCTTACGCTCCCTGAGGACAGTGAGTTGAGAGAGACTTTTAGAGAGATAAATACAGAGAAAGTATTCAAAGGATTATCGGCTAACAATATCCTTGAGCTGTTTtatatatcaaaatatgTACCAGAGACTACGAAGATTTTATCTCTATTAGCTGAACAGGTGGCACTAGGGCATATTCAACTGTCTTCTAGAGATATACACTTTATACTTGAGAACATTGATAATTTTAAGGACAAAAAAGTTGTAACTGATCTCATTTTGTACCATATATCGGGCTATACCTTCTCTAAAcctaaagaatattttgagttgttaaatatatcaaaGTACTTTTCGAGATTTTCTGTTGAGGATATCCCTGGAATGCAAGAtctaattttttcaaaCCTCTTTAAATTCTTGCCTAGTTGTTCTATGGAGGAATTGGAACTTATATTTAGGTACGTAAGTCGTAGTACTATTAAAGATGAGGAAATAGAAAGCATATTATCACGTTTACTAAATGTTGATGTGGGAGAAGCAAGCTCAAGGCAAATAGCATCTGTACTTGAGAAATTGTGTGAACTCAGAATTCGTCACGATGCTATTATAAAACGTTTTGTTCATGCCTTTACTCAAAAGTTTCATACTTGTGGAGAACATACTGACAAGTGGGCGGACTTGACCAAAGTCGTAAAATCAACGGCAAACCTGGGAATTTATAATGATGATCTTTATGAGTTTTCCAGGAGTGTTTTGGGCGTCAGTGAACATAATTTTGATTCACTAGATTTACAAGACCGGATAAATTTCTTGCATGGCCTTTCCTTGATAGACGCGTCTGATCCCACTTTTGAGGAGAAGTTTATATCTGTTGTCGAAGAATTTTCAGCTAGCACAAAGAAGATTATGACAGATGCAAATATATGCTTGAAGATATATGAAATATACATAAATCGGTTATTTGCAAATTCAGCGAATCCAAGTATGAGAAATCCTACCACCGATAACGTGCTCAACTTTGTGAATAAGGTTATGCAGGAGTGGCCATGTTATCATTGGttcaagaatgaagaaaagattCACATGCAATTCAAGAACTCTATCGACTATATTACAATTAGAGTAAGTTTCCCCCTTGTCTTTCATCAAATTCAGGAATCCTTGGAAAAATTGGGAATGCACTCTGTCGAATCCAAGATTACGGAAGTGTATTTTTGCCACTTTGTATTAACTCTTGAAAATTCGAAAATCGCAATGATTTGTGTACCGGACGAATCGTTACTAACCTGGTTGAACGCGGATGAGAAAAACGACAATGTAACTAATCAAATCGGACATTCCAGGGTTGAATTTGGCGATTGCAGTAGGCGTATTGAGCACATGAGACGGTCTGACTGGAA